A window of the Cystobacter fuscus genome harbors these coding sequences:
- a CDS encoding NUDIX hydrolase has protein sequence MRPLPPWPRLRRGLEHDYTILTVRQDIVADPRTSQEHPRVRIDCGDWVNVVAVTREDQLVLIRQYRFGISAVTLEVPGGIVEPGEDPALAAARELEEETGYVAGRVVALGSVHPNPALQGNRCHSYLALDCVKAHEGNPDAGEDIRVELHPREAVPRLILEGSITHSLVVVAFYLEHLRAAAPR, from the coding sequence ATGCGCCCACTTCCACCGTGGCCCCGCCTTCGCCGGGGCCTGGAGCACGACTACACCATCCTCACCGTCCGCCAGGACATCGTCGCGGACCCCCGCACCAGCCAGGAGCACCCCCGGGTGCGCATCGACTGCGGCGACTGGGTGAACGTCGTCGCGGTGACGCGCGAGGACCAGCTCGTGCTCATCCGCCAGTACCGCTTCGGCATCTCCGCGGTGACGCTGGAGGTTCCCGGCGGCATCGTGGAGCCCGGGGAGGACCCGGCCCTGGCCGCCGCGCGCGAGCTGGAGGAGGAGACCGGCTACGTGGCGGGCCGGGTGGTCGCACTCGGGTCGGTCCATCCCAACCCGGCGCTCCAGGGCAACCGGTGCCACAGCTACCTGGCGCTCGACTGCGTGAAGGCCCACGAGGGCAACCCGGATGCCGGCGAGGACATCCGCGTGGAGCTCCACCCCCGCGAGGCCGTTCCCCGGCTCATCCTCGAGGGGAGCATCACCCACTCGCTGGTGGTGGTGGCCTTCTACCTGGAGCACCTGCGCGCCGCGGCGCCCCGTTGA
- a CDS encoding alpha/beta fold hydrolase encodes MKSTVRWMSMWMALVVAGLCLVPARAAAVDADAETGAWGGIKVERRTFPVRLSNGRVYNLVGYLYYQGSLKNKPVQILVHGITYNHNYWDLPEINRQDYSYARYMARQQYAVLALDLLGTGESDKPNGDFLDLSESASSLHQVVQRLKATAARNTFEKILYVGHSNGALTITYAQAYYRDADAVVLTGWLNTYHPLPVGDEVFGPLLEQGPYVQVPPELRTALFYDPNRGHVDPAVIAYDNTEADFVPRGQLVDLFTLLKNPEPIPAEKITVPIMVQLGEFDAVAPAAYAAQEARAYPRSPYVFVDKVDDVGHAVNGHRNRLRSWAMISLWLRLVGC; translated from the coding sequence ATGAAAAGCACGGTCCGGTGGATGAGCATGTGGATGGCCCTGGTGGTGGCGGGGCTGTGCCTGGTTCCGGCGAGGGCTGCGGCGGTGGATGCCGATGCCGAGACCGGAGCCTGGGGGGGCATCAAGGTGGAGCGGCGCACCTTCCCCGTGCGCTTGTCCAACGGTCGCGTCTACAACCTCGTGGGCTACCTGTATTACCAGGGGAGCTTGAAGAACAAGCCGGTGCAGATCCTCGTGCACGGCATCACCTACAACCACAACTACTGGGATCTGCCGGAGATCAACCGCCAGGACTACTCGTACGCGCGCTACATGGCGCGCCAGCAGTACGCGGTGCTCGCGTTGGATCTGCTGGGCACCGGGGAGAGTGACAAGCCGAACGGGGACTTCCTCGATCTGTCGGAGTCGGCCAGCTCCCTGCACCAGGTGGTGCAGCGGCTCAAGGCGACCGCGGCGCGCAACACCTTCGAGAAGATCCTCTACGTGGGGCACTCCAACGGCGCGCTCACCATCACCTACGCGCAGGCGTACTACCGGGACGCCGATGCGGTGGTGCTCACCGGCTGGCTCAACACCTACCACCCGCTGCCCGTGGGGGACGAGGTCTTCGGCCCGCTGCTGGAGCAGGGCCCCTACGTGCAGGTGCCCCCGGAGCTGCGCACCGCGCTCTTCTACGATCCGAATCGCGGGCACGTGGACCCGGCGGTCATCGCCTACGACAACACCGAGGCGGACTTCGTGCCGCGCGGACAGCTCGTGGACCTCTTCACCCTGCTGAAGAACCCGGAGCCCATCCCGGCCGAGAAGATCACCGTGCCGATCATGGTGCAGCTGGGCGAGTTCGACGCGGTGGCGCCCGCGGCCTATGCCGCTCAGGAGGCCCGGGCCTATCCCCGCTCGCCGTACGTGTTCGTGGACAAGGTCGACGACGTCGGCCACGCCGTCAACGGCCACCGCAACCGGCTGCGCAGCTGGGCGATGATCTCCCTGTGGCTGCGTCTGGTGGGCTGCTGA
- a CDS encoding 1-acyl-sn-glycerol-3-phosphate acyltransferase → MRRQEVEERLGRLELPFNAYGVDPYGVSRWHLGVVFEVQAFFYRNYFRVKCQGIEHVPARGRAMLVGNHSGGVAVDGAMVVASCFLEANPPRLAQAMAEKFIGAMPLASVWASRCGHFTGLPENAQRLLEDERLLLVFPEGARGTAKLYPQRYDLVDFGTGFMRLALKTRTPIIPFGFLGGGSAIPTVANLYGLGRALGMPYVPVTPYLLPLPLPVPLEIHYGEPLVFEGTGNEEDSVIQGYVEQVKARIADIIERRRHERWQGEVKP, encoded by the coding sequence GTGAGGCGACAAGAGGTGGAGGAGCGGCTGGGGAGACTGGAGTTGCCGTTCAACGCCTATGGGGTGGATCCCTACGGCGTGTCCCGGTGGCACCTGGGAGTGGTCTTCGAGGTGCAGGCGTTCTTCTACCGGAACTACTTCCGGGTGAAGTGCCAGGGAATCGAGCACGTGCCCGCCCGGGGCCGGGCCATGCTGGTGGGCAACCACTCGGGGGGCGTGGCGGTGGACGGGGCCATGGTCGTCGCCTCGTGCTTCCTGGAGGCCAATCCCCCGCGCCTGGCCCAGGCCATGGCGGAGAAGTTCATCGGCGCCATGCCCCTGGCGTCGGTGTGGGCCAGCCGCTGCGGTCACTTCACCGGCCTGCCGGAGAACGCGCAGCGCCTGTTGGAGGACGAACGGCTGCTGCTCGTGTTCCCCGAGGGGGCGCGGGGCACCGCGAAGCTCTACCCCCAGCGCTATGATCTGGTGGACTTCGGCACGGGCTTCATGCGCCTGGCGCTCAAGACCCGCACCCCCATCATCCCCTTCGGCTTCCTGGGAGGGGGCTCGGCCATCCCCACGGTGGCCAACCTCTACGGGCTGGGCCGGGCGCTCGGCATGCCCTACGTGCCCGTCACCCCCTACCTGCTGCCGCTGCCCCTGCCGGTGCCGCTGGAAATCCACTACGGCGAGCCCCTGGTGTTCGAGGGGACGGGCAACGAGGAGGACTCGGTCATCCAGGGCTACGTGGAGCAGGTGAAGGCGCGCATCGCGGACATCATCGAGCGGCGCCGCCACGAGCGCTGGCAGGGAGAAGTGAAGCCATGA
- a CDS encoding SDR family oxidoreductase, with the protein MRVLILGITGAVARRVAMGLHARKHTVVGIDTRPWPDAPKGIEVHVEDLRKRAAEDLFRTRRPEAVVHMATVTSLRVQGEERHRINLGGTRVVFEHCQAYGVKHAVFVGRHTFYGAAPDSALYHTEDEPPKELASFPELADLVAADLYASTALWRTPQLATSVLRVCYTLGPSAQGTLATFLRGRRVPLVAGYDPLFQFMHEDDVAAAIVRAVEKRPRGIFNVAGPQPLPLSVIVHQAQRIGVPLPLAVLRQLIGRFGLPRLPPGALNHLKYPIVVDARSFHTTADFQHQYDEIQTVQSFLAANPPPPPRREQVRQRLETLGVIKR; encoded by the coding sequence ATGAGGGTGCTCATCCTGGGCATCACCGGAGCGGTGGCACGGCGCGTGGCGATGGGCCTGCACGCGCGCAAGCACACGGTGGTGGGCATCGACACGAGGCCCTGGCCGGACGCCCCCAAGGGCATCGAAGTGCACGTGGAGGACCTGCGCAAGCGGGCGGCGGAGGATCTGTTCCGCACCCGGCGGCCCGAGGCCGTGGTGCACATGGCCACGGTGACGTCGCTGCGCGTGCAGGGCGAGGAGCGCCACCGCATCAACCTGGGCGGCACCCGCGTGGTGTTCGAGCACTGTCAGGCGTACGGCGTGAAGCACGCCGTCTTCGTGGGCCGCCACACCTTCTACGGGGCGGCCCCGGACTCGGCGCTCTACCACACCGAGGACGAGCCCCCCAAGGAGCTGGCCTCGTTCCCGGAGCTGGCGGACCTGGTGGCCGCGGATCTCTACGCGTCCACGGCGTTGTGGCGCACGCCGCAGCTGGCCACGTCGGTGCTGCGCGTGTGCTACACGCTGGGGCCCTCGGCACAGGGCACGCTGGCCACCTTCCTGCGCGGCCGGCGCGTGCCGCTCGTGGCGGGGTACGATCCGCTCTTCCAGTTCATGCACGAGGACGACGTGGCGGCGGCCATCGTTCGCGCGGTGGAGAAGCGTCCCCGGGGCATCTTCAACGTGGCCGGGCCCCAGCCGCTGCCGCTGTCCGTCATCGTCCACCAGGCCCAGCGCATCGGGGTGCCCCTGCCGCTCGCGGTGCTGCGCCAGCTCATCGGCCGCTTCGGCCTGCCCCGCCTGCCCCCGGGGGCGCTCAACCACCTGAAGTACCCCATCGTGGTGGATGCCCGGAGCTTCCACACCACCGCGGACTTCCAGCACCAGTACGACGAAATCCAGACCGTCCAGTCCTTCCTGGCGGCCAATCCCCCGCCGCCTCCCCGCCGCGAGCAGGTGCGTCAACGGCTGGAGACGCTCGGTGTGATCAAGCGATAG
- a CDS encoding DUF4139 domain-containing protein produces MIVVPSTLDAVTVHTEGALCTRLASVPCERGSVPRQVRIEGLPLSLRTGSLRAAVLQGPPGLCVREVRPVLDVRLPPEADLPTTQRALEEAQDKLATVSAELERLQRDVLTLRNLKPSFPPRPKDEPRPPREPALTSVLALADFVDRELATLHTRQLELERQQRDAATEVELRRRRLEEGSSAARGQRAQLHRAVVLTLSEAALEAGAPDAHVQLALEYAVSGARWVPGYDLRMPRTLDGGSLRMRASILQRTGEDWSQVRVSLSTARLERRAEVPELKALRIGRRQPPPARSGWREPPPGLDELFASYDTARPPNPPPPAPPAPERTRVREFAMPPAPQRITQSALPVVGGAPRGGPGGGGPPPPAMSAPPPPPAPAPGAAPPSAKKKSMVPLMRRQEELDEGGEAELSDELAPSMDLMEADELDTVPLTLERSRSASQSSPAPAPGELEPGVDLLDYAGLVLGSAEEPEARGRLHPQRESLPREQLLVLGVHLHVDVFALIASSEQEAEALQQEEPPTWCVPPDHSTPHFDYRFDVEARVEVPSDGRWHTVPVFSAPVGLSTEYVCVPSVEPRVFRTVKVENRTPHALLAGPVDVTLGEEFLMTSPLPTLVPGTTQRLGLGVEESLKVSRHTRFDELSGGMFNNASTLQHHVRVELANRTSQRVTVEVLERVPSVPPSEKDIKVEETEVKPPWSRRVPPPGEPPVEGERAWRITLQPGETQTLSAAWTVRIPSNKVLVGGNRRT; encoded by the coding sequence ATGATCGTCGTACCGTCCACGTTGGATGCGGTCACCGTCCATACCGAGGGGGCGCTCTGCACACGACTGGCGTCGGTGCCGTGCGAGCGGGGAAGTGTTCCACGCCAGGTGCGCATCGAGGGACTGCCGCTGAGCCTGCGCACCGGCTCGCTCCGGGCGGCCGTCCTCCAGGGTCCCCCGGGCCTGTGCGTGCGCGAGGTGCGGCCCGTCCTCGACGTGCGACTGCCCCCGGAGGCGGACCTGCCCACCACCCAGCGCGCCCTGGAAGAAGCCCAGGACAAGCTCGCCACCGTCTCGGCCGAGCTGGAGCGGCTGCAACGCGACGTCCTCACCCTGCGCAACCTCAAGCCCTCCTTCCCGCCGCGCCCCAAGGACGAGCCCCGCCCCCCTCGTGAGCCCGCCCTCACCTCCGTGCTCGCGCTGGCGGACTTCGTCGACCGGGAGCTGGCCACCCTGCACACCCGGCAGCTCGAGCTGGAGCGCCAGCAGCGCGACGCCGCCACCGAGGTGGAGCTGCGCCGGCGACGGCTGGAGGAGGGCTCGTCCGCGGCGCGGGGTCAACGCGCGCAGTTGCACCGCGCCGTCGTCCTCACGCTGTCCGAGGCGGCCCTGGAGGCGGGCGCGCCGGATGCCCACGTCCAGCTCGCGCTCGAGTACGCCGTGTCCGGCGCCCGCTGGGTGCCCGGGTACGACTTGCGGATGCCCCGCACCCTCGACGGGGGCTCGCTGCGCATGCGCGCCTCCATCCTCCAGCGCACCGGCGAGGACTGGAGCCAGGTGCGCGTGTCCCTGTCCACCGCGCGTCTGGAGCGGCGCGCCGAGGTGCCCGAGCTGAAGGCCCTGCGCATCGGCCGGCGCCAGCCTCCTCCGGCGCGCTCGGGCTGGAGGGAGCCACCTCCGGGACTCGACGAGCTGTTCGCCAGCTACGACACCGCCCGGCCCCCGAATCCTCCGCCCCCCGCCCCACCGGCTCCCGAGCGTACCCGCGTCCGCGAGTTCGCCATGCCCCCGGCGCCCCAGCGCATCACCCAGTCGGCCCTGCCCGTGGTGGGGGGCGCCCCCCGGGGAGGTCCGGGAGGAGGAGGACCGCCTCCCCCCGCCATGTCCGCGCCGCCACCGCCTCCCGCGCCCGCGCCTGGCGCGGCCCCCCCCTCCGCCAAGAAGAAGTCCATGGTCCCGCTCATGCGGCGCCAGGAGGAGCTCGACGAGGGGGGCGAGGCGGAGCTGTCCGACGAGCTGGCCCCCTCCATGGATCTGATGGAAGCGGATGAGCTGGATACCGTCCCGTTGACCCTGGAACGGTCTCGCTCCGCCAGCCAGTCGTCACCCGCCCCGGCTCCGGGAGAACTGGAGCCGGGGGTCGACCTGCTCGACTACGCGGGCCTCGTGCTGGGCTCCGCGGAGGAGCCCGAGGCGCGGGGACGGTTGCACCCCCAGCGCGAGTCCCTGCCGCGCGAGCAGCTCCTGGTGCTGGGCGTGCACCTGCACGTGGATGTGTTCGCGCTCATCGCCTCGTCGGAGCAGGAGGCGGAGGCCCTCCAGCAGGAGGAACCCCCGACCTGGTGCGTGCCGCCCGATCACTCCACGCCCCACTTCGACTACCGCTTCGACGTGGAGGCGCGCGTGGAGGTGCCCTCGGATGGGCGCTGGCACACCGTACCGGTGTTCTCCGCCCCGGTGGGCCTGAGTACCGAGTACGTCTGCGTGCCCTCGGTGGAGCCGCGTGTCTTCCGCACCGTGAAGGTGGAGAACCGCACGCCCCATGCCCTGCTCGCCGGCCCGGTGGATGTCACGCTCGGGGAAGAGTTCCTGATGACGTCGCCCCTGCCCACGCTCGTGCCGGGCACCACCCAGCGGCTCGGCCTGGGCGTCGAGGAGTCCCTCAAGGTGTCGCGCCACACGCGCTTCGATGAGCTGTCCGGCGGCATGTTCAACAACGCCAGCACGCTGCAACACCACGTGCGCGTCGAGCTGGCCAACCGCACCTCCCAACGCGTCACCGTGGAGGTGCTCGAGCGCGTGCCGTCCGTGCCCCCCTCGGAGAAGGACATCAAGGTGGAGGAAACCGAGGTGAAACCCCCGTGGAGCAGGCGCGTGCCGCCGCCAGGAGAGCCCCCCGTGGAGGGCGAGCGGGCCTGGAGGATCACCCTGCAACCCGGAGAGACCCAGACGCTCAGCGCCGCGTGGACCGTGCGGATTCCCTCGAACAAGGTGCTCGTGGGCGGCAACCGGAGGACATGA
- a CDS encoding DUF4139 domain-containing protein, whose protein sequence is MHPPIHLPIVKVTVLEDRALVERRADVELPAGAHPLRVEGLSPLAVDRSLQAQLTGGSVAQARLHRAWKQKPREGSPEGKTEARLRVDALEAEWKRAQVDVQRLQSRVEVVNAAREDVLRAIAEFAGASEAKPESWHEQLETVRASTTAAEEALRQARQHAERTRQRLVEAQAALAQGEQPEPLLVTTAELQVEHPTGGSVSLRLTYLVPCAVWRPAYRATLASTGGGESVTLECEAMVWQRTEEEWKDVELLFSTARPTLGASPPRLVEDWLRLRDKSEQEKHTVDVAVREEVIQKTGEGAAQQTEELPGLDDGGEALTLTARHRVTLPSNGAPHRVPLFAFTSPAVSEFIGHPEHSPLVHRVARFDNRGPAVLLAGPVELVRASGYVGRAQLKFTGVGERLALGFGSEDTLRIVRQSDVKYDTQRLTGRRTRTHLVKLFLSHTGERPVRVAIEERMPVSEVEAVEVKLLEEQTRPSPTKVSEEGILRFELAAPPRSQQELTLAYAVASSAKVSGL, encoded by the coding sequence ATGCATCCCCCCATTCATCTGCCCATCGTCAAGGTCACCGTGCTCGAGGATCGGGCGCTGGTGGAGCGCCGCGCGGACGTGGAACTGCCCGCGGGAGCCCACCCGTTGCGCGTGGAGGGCCTCTCCCCGCTCGCGGTGGACCGCTCGCTCCAGGCCCAGCTCACCGGAGGCAGCGTGGCGCAGGCGCGCCTGCACCGGGCCTGGAAGCAGAAACCCCGCGAGGGCTCGCCCGAGGGCAAGACGGAAGCCCGCCTCCGTGTGGACGCGCTGGAAGCGGAGTGGAAGCGCGCCCAGGTGGACGTGCAACGGCTCCAGTCCCGCGTGGAGGTGGTGAACGCGGCACGCGAGGACGTGCTGCGCGCCATCGCCGAGTTCGCCGGGGCCAGCGAGGCGAAGCCGGAGTCCTGGCACGAGCAGCTCGAGACGGTGCGCGCGAGCACCACCGCCGCCGAGGAGGCCCTGCGCCAGGCGCGGCAGCACGCGGAGCGGACACGGCAGCGGCTGGTGGAGGCCCAGGCGGCGCTCGCCCAGGGAGAGCAACCCGAGCCCCTCCTCGTCACCACCGCGGAGCTTCAGGTGGAGCACCCCACGGGGGGAAGTGTGTCCCTGCGGCTCACCTACCTGGTGCCGTGCGCGGTGTGGCGGCCCGCCTACCGGGCCACGCTCGCCTCCACCGGGGGCGGCGAGTCGGTGACGCTCGAGTGCGAGGCCATGGTGTGGCAGCGCACCGAGGAGGAGTGGAAGGACGTGGAGCTGCTGTTCTCCACGGCCCGGCCCACCCTGGGCGCCTCCCCACCCCGGCTGGTGGAGGACTGGCTGCGGCTGCGCGACAAGAGCGAGCAGGAGAAGCACACGGTGGACGTCGCCGTGCGCGAGGAGGTCATCCAGAAGACGGGCGAAGGAGCGGCACAGCAGACGGAGGAGCTGCCGGGACTGGACGATGGCGGCGAGGCCCTGACGCTCACGGCGCGCCACCGCGTCACCCTGCCCTCGAATGGAGCGCCCCACCGGGTGCCGCTCTTCGCGTTCACCTCGCCGGCGGTGTCCGAGTTCATCGGACACCCGGAGCACTCACCCCTGGTGCACCGCGTGGCGCGCTTCGACAACCGGGGCCCGGCCGTGCTGCTGGCGGGCCCGGTGGAGCTGGTGCGCGCCAGCGGCTACGTGGGCCGCGCCCAGCTCAAGTTCACCGGCGTGGGCGAGCGGCTCGCGCTGGGCTTCGGCAGCGAGGACACACTGCGCATCGTGCGCCAGTCGGACGTGAAGTACGACACCCAGCGGCTCACGGGACGACGCACGCGAACCCATCTGGTGAAGCTCTTCCTCTCGCACACCGGCGAGCGCCCCGTGCGCGTGGCCATCGAGGAGCGCATGCCCGTCTCCGAGGTGGAGGCGGTCGAGGTGAAGCTGCTCGAGGAGCAGACGCGGCCCTCACCTACGAAGGTGAGCGAGGAGGGCATTCTGCGCTTCGAGCTGGCCGCCCCACCCCGCTCCCAGCAGGAGCTGACCCTCGCCTACGCGGTGGCCAGCTCCGCCAAGGTGTCCGGCCTCTAG
- a CDS encoding hydroxymethylglutaryl-CoA synthase family protein, with product MKKQVGIEALAIAVPRRYVDIEELAKARGVDPAKYTSGLGAKEMAVADPGEDSVSLAASAAARLIQQQNVDVSRVGMLVVGTETGVDHSKAVASHVQGLLKLPRSMRTFDAQHACYGGTAGLMAAAEWIASGAGAGRVAIVVCSDIARYGLNTAGEPTQGAGAVALLVSEQPDLLALDIGLNGVCTVDVYDFWRPLGRREAVVDGHYSINCYLDALSGAYRGWRERALAHEVVRWGDTLPSEQLARIIYHVPFCKMARKAHTQLRQVDLEDSANGRELTPEAREAAAKSSASYDAQVASSLTLNARVGNVYTASMYLALAGLLHGEGAALAGKRVGLLSYGSGSCSEFYSATVGANAAERMAKADVEGVLARRERVSVAEYERIMNLPYEAPEAITPAPGEFRLKEIRDFRRIYTAG from the coding sequence ATGAAGAAACAGGTTGGAATCGAAGCCCTGGCCATCGCCGTGCCCCGCCGCTACGTGGACATCGAGGAGCTGGCGAAGGCTCGCGGAGTGGATCCCGCCAAGTACACGTCGGGCCTGGGCGCCAAGGAGATGGCGGTGGCGGATCCCGGTGAGGACTCGGTGTCGCTCGCCGCGTCGGCCGCCGCCCGGCTCATCCAGCAGCAGAACGTGGACGTGTCGCGCGTGGGCATGCTCGTGGTGGGCACCGAGACGGGCGTGGACCACTCCAAGGCCGTCGCCTCGCACGTGCAGGGCCTGCTGAAGCTGCCGCGCTCGATGCGCACCTTCGACGCCCAGCACGCCTGTTACGGCGGCACCGCGGGCCTGATGGCCGCCGCCGAGTGGATCGCCTCGGGCGCGGGCGCCGGCCGCGTGGCCATCGTGGTGTGCTCGGACATCGCCCGCTACGGGCTCAACACCGCCGGCGAGCCCACGCAGGGCGCGGGCGCCGTGGCGCTGCTCGTCTCCGAGCAGCCGGACCTGCTCGCCCTGGACATCGGCCTCAACGGCGTGTGCACGGTGGACGTGTATGACTTCTGGCGTCCGCTCGGCCGTCGTGAGGCGGTGGTGGACGGGCACTACTCCATCAACTGCTACCTGGACGCGCTGTCGGGCGCGTACCGCGGCTGGCGCGAGCGCGCGCTGGCGCACGAGGTGGTGCGCTGGGGCGACACGCTGCCGAGCGAGCAGCTCGCGCGCATCATCTACCACGTGCCCTTCTGCAAGATGGCGCGCAAGGCCCACACCCAGCTGCGTCAGGTGGACCTCGAGGACTCGGCGAACGGCCGTGAGCTCACCCCGGAGGCGCGTGAGGCGGCGGCCAAGTCCAGCGCCAGCTACGACGCCCAGGTGGCCTCGTCGCTGACGCTCAACGCCCGGGTGGGCAACGTGTACACCGCGTCCATGTACCTGGCGCTCGCGGGCCTGCTGCACGGCGAGGGCGCGGCGCTCGCGGGCAAGCGTGTGGGCCTCTTGTCCTACGGCAGCGGGAGCTGTTCGGAGTTCTACTCCGCGACGGTGGGCGCCAACGCCGCCGAGCGCATGGCCAAGGCGGACGTGGAGGGCGTGCTCGCCCGCCGCGAGCGCGTCTCCGTGGCGGAGTACGAGCGCATCATGAACCTGCCCTACGAGGCGCCCGAGGCGATCACTCCGGCGCCGGGCGAGTTCCGCCTCAAGGAGATCCGCGACTTCCGCCGCATCTACACCGCGGGCTAG
- a CDS encoding alcohol dehydrogenase catalytic domain-containing protein: MKAVVLREFGEASNLRLETLPDPRPGRGEVLIRVHACGVCYHDVINRKGNLPRTHVPAVLGHEAAGEVVEVGPDTPGWKVGDRVATLQRLSCGECALCKSGRNSLCKKDNRFFGEEISGGYAQYMTAPVMGLGRVPANLSWPVAATVCCTLGTAVHTVRTRARVRDGETVLITGASGGVGLAAVQLAKLDGARVIAVTSGEAKVQALREAGADEVIVSRGLDFAAEARKRTGGEGVNVAIEIVGSATFAQTLKAMAPGGRVVVVGNLESGKVDLNPGLVIVKELEIIGAYATTREELDESLRLVAEGKIRPFVSETVPLADAGKAHFRLENREIAGRLVLLPQDTQ, encoded by the coding sequence ATGAAGGCTGTCGTTCTGCGTGAGTTCGGTGAGGCGAGCAACCTGCGCCTGGAGACCCTGCCGGATCCCCGTCCGGGTCGTGGCGAGGTGCTCATCCGCGTGCATGCCTGCGGTGTGTGCTACCACGACGTCATCAACCGCAAGGGCAACCTGCCGCGCACCCACGTGCCGGCGGTGCTCGGCCACGAGGCGGCGGGCGAGGTGGTGGAGGTGGGGCCGGACACGCCGGGATGGAAGGTGGGAGACCGGGTGGCCACGCTGCAGCGGCTGTCGTGCGGCGAGTGCGCGCTGTGCAAGAGCGGCCGCAACAGCCTGTGCAAGAAGGACAACCGCTTCTTCGGCGAGGAGATCTCCGGCGGCTACGCGCAGTACATGACGGCGCCGGTGATGGGCCTGGGCCGGGTGCCGGCGAACCTGTCCTGGCCGGTGGCGGCCACGGTGTGCTGCACGCTGGGCACGGCGGTGCACACGGTGCGCACGCGCGCCCGGGTGCGTGACGGCGAGACGGTGCTCATCACGGGCGCCAGCGGCGGCGTGGGTCTGGCGGCGGTGCAGCTCGCGAAGCTGGACGGCGCGCGCGTCATCGCGGTGACGAGCGGCGAGGCCAAGGTGCAGGCGCTGCGCGAGGCGGGCGCCGACGAGGTCATCGTGTCGCGCGGGCTGGACTTCGCGGCCGAGGCGCGCAAGCGCACCGGCGGCGAGGGCGTCAACGTGGCGATTGAAATCGTGGGCAGCGCCACCTTCGCCCAGACGCTCAAGGCGATGGCGCCGGGCGGCCGCGTGGTGGTGGTGGGCAACCTGGAGTCGGGCAAGGTGGACCTCAACCCGGGCCTCGTCATCGTCAAGGAGCTGGAGATCATCGGCGCCTACGCCACCACGCGCGAGGAGCTGGACGAGTCGTTGCGGCTCGTGGCGGAGGGGAAGATCCGCCCCTTCGTGTCCGAGACCGTGCCGCTGGCCGATGCCGGCAAAGCCCACTTCCGACTGGAGAACCGCGAGATCGCGGGCCGGTTGGTGCTCCTTCCCCAAGACACGCAGTAA
- a CDS encoding CoA-transferase subunit beta, whose translation MSADVTPAEVVVSLLAREIEDGAVVATGVASPLAILAIAVARATHAPRLTYLACVGSLNPDLPTLHPSSEDLRFLDGRSAEVSIPDLFDHARRGRVDTVFFGAAEVDGLGRTNMTASGRLGEPRTKFPGVAGAATLRQWVRRPILLVPRQSRRNLVPQVQVATTRDDRRPVRLISDLGVFELGAAGARLLARHPWASVEQISERTGFSFQAEERLSITPLPDARTLAAIRSIDSHGYRDQLVGA comes from the coding sequence ATGAGCGCGGACGTGACTCCCGCCGAAGTGGTGGTGTCGTTGCTCGCCCGGGAGATCGAGGACGGCGCCGTGGTGGCCACCGGGGTGGCCTCGCCGCTGGCCATCCTCGCCATCGCCGTGGCGCGCGCCACGCATGCCCCGCGCCTGACGTACCTGGCGTGTGTGGGCTCGCTCAACCCGGACCTGCCCACGCTGCACCCCTCGTCGGAGGATCTGCGCTTCCTGGACGGGCGCTCGGCGGAGGTGTCCATCCCGGACCTCTTCGATCATGCGCGCCGGGGGCGGGTGGACACCGTGTTCTTCGGGGCCGCCGAGGTGGATGGCCTGGGCCGCACGAACATGACGGCCTCGGGGCGGCTCGGCGAGCCGCGCACCAAGTTCCCCGGCGTGGCGGGCGCGGCCACGCTGCGCCAGTGGGTGCGCCGCCCCATCCTGCTCGTGCCCCGGCAGTCTCGCCGCAACCTGGTGCCCCAGGTGCAGGTGGCCACCACGCGGGATGATCGCCGTCCCGTGCGGCTCATCTCGGATCTCGGCGTCTTCGAGCTGGGCGCGGCGGGGGCGCGGCTGCTCGCGCGCCACCCCTGGGCGAGCGTCGAGCAGATCTCCGAGCGTACCGGCTTCTCCTTCCAGGCCGAGGAGCGGCTGTCCATCACCCCCTTGCCGGACGCGCGCACCCTCGCGGCGATCCGGTCGATCGATTCCCATGGCTACCGCGACCAGCTCGTGGGGGCTTGA